One Natrinema longum genomic window, TCGAGCGCTCGTCCCGGTTTCGGTGCCTCCTATCGCACGTGGAAGTCGCCGTTGCTGGCGTTCGATCGGTCGCTGGTGGCCCCTCGAGTCGATCTTTCCGTCGGTTGCTCGCGGTCTGGGGCACCGGGCTGTTGGACGGGAAGACCGGCCACTCGGGGAGCGATCCGGTTCGACGCTGTCCGTTCGATTCGGTGAACGGGGCCAGAGACGAACCCAACTGGCGGCGATTCGAGTGAACCGGGGTGGCTCGACTCGCCAGCCTGCGAACGGACTGCGCGTTTTACGTCCCTCGAGTACGAAAGCGAAGACGACGACCCCCCAATGAGTTCGAGACTGACGTTCGGCACGCTCAAGCGAATCGCCGGCATCCTGATCGCGATCGCGATCGTGCTCGCCGCCGGTATCGTGGTCGGTCAGGCACCCGCCATATTCGGCGTCGAGGAAGACCCCGAGGCGTCGATCACCTTCGAGGACCAGCACGGCGAGGGGACGAACGTCACGATCCGCGAGGTCTCGCTTTCGGACGGCGGCTACGTCGTCGTTACCGACGGTGGCGACGAACCGCTGGCCGTCTCCGATCGCCTCGAGGCCGGCAGCCACGAGAACGTCACCGTCGAGCGCGACGACGACGCGAACCGCGAACTCGTGGGCCAGCTCACGGCGACAGTCCATCGAGATACCTCCGACGACGAAGGATACGCGTACGGCGCGACCGACGGCGAGGAGGACCGGCCCTACCTCGAGGACGGGTTCCCGGTCAGCGACACCGCGACGGTGACGACGACCGAGACGGACGCCATCGGTGACTCGTTCCGCGTCGAATCGATCGATGCGCCCGCGACGGCGACGACCAACGAGACGATCGCGGTCAACGCGACGATCCGCAATCCGACCGAGTTCCAGACCCAACAATCCGTCACGG contains:
- a CDS encoding DUF7282 domain-containing protein, which encodes MSSRLTFGTLKRIAGILIAIAIVLAAGIVVGQAPAIFGVEEDPEASITFEDQHGEGTNVTIREVSLSDGGYVVVTDGGDEPLAVSDRLEAGSHENVTVERDDDANRELVGQLTATVHRDTSDDEGYAYGATDGEEDRPYLEDGFPVSDTATVTTTETDAIGDSFRVESIDAPATATTNETIAVNATIRNPTEFQTQQSVTVRIDGAVFERQVLELEGGESRTVSFETDTSGAPPGNRTIGVYTDGDGAVADIDLAFHTDPGVTIDDVSTDRVTVSAAIPEAGFVAVERNDTVLGTSGGLEAGEHENVTIDLSDDAAVDEGDELTAALYAGDPGDVDSASPIEHQGEPVRTTGTVTDGDSDDGATGGGNESSDE